In Pseudobacter ginsenosidimutans, the following are encoded in one genomic region:
- a CDS encoding DUF4397 domain-containing protein — translation MKQPASIYAFMAITLFLAASCTKTRLRPEGTASLTLINAVVGADSLVTNFNNSATLPGYYINANLIVYNNYGSGPYSVNNYQLSAYAGNQQLMLYKVPDTLPKSEPLYDLTLDLPVGSINTLFMTGTTAAPDTLFTRDYPRNHPVSDSVTGIRFVNLSPGSQPISINIHGGPPGSEIRSIPYKGITSFKDYPATHEISSYTFEFRDAATGELLASFLADGININGSGTLESNKWRYRNCTLALLGLPGGSGATAQTVLLINNY, via the coding sequence ATGAAACAACCAGCATCTATATACGCTTTTATGGCAATAACACTATTTCTTGCCGCCTCATGCACCAAAACCAGGCTCAGGCCGGAAGGAACGGCATCGCTTACTTTGATCAACGCCGTGGTGGGAGCCGATTCACTGGTAACTAATTTCAATAATTCGGCTACTCTTCCGGGTTACTATATCAATGCAAACTTGATCGTCTACAATAATTATGGCAGCGGTCCATATTCCGTGAACAATTACCAGCTCAGTGCCTATGCAGGCAACCAGCAGTTGATGCTCTATAAAGTTCCTGACACCCTTCCGAAAAGTGAACCACTCTATGATCTGACACTGGATCTGCCCGTAGGCTCCATCAATACCTTATTCATGACCGGTACTACTGCTGCGCCGGATACCCTTTTCACCAGGGACTATCCCAGAAATCATCCTGTAAGCGACAGCGTTACAGGTATACGGTTCGTGAATTTGTCGCCAGGCAGTCAGCCCATCAGCATCAACATTCATGGAGGACCGCCTGGATCCGAAATAAGATCAATTCCCTATAAAGGCATTACTTCCTTTAAAGACTATCCGGCAACCCATGAGATCAGCAGCTACACATTCGAATTCCGTGACGCTGCCACAGGTGAGCTTCTGGCCAGCTTCCTGGCAGACGGCATCAACATAAACGGCAGCGGTACGTTGGAATCCAATAAGTGGCGATACCGGAACTGCACACTTGCATTACTGGGACTTCCAGGCGGTTCAGGCGCCACTGCACAAACTGTGCTGCTGATCAACAATTATTAA
- a CDS encoding FecR domain-containing protein has protein sequence MTNQERFRYLYKQYTNRSCTRQEMEEFFAYIQDHSWKLLLEENAHQHFESIEPGTELPSVDWEHMYWQITGKGKVSGHENDLTANLQKPAALLIHLKRWKAIAAVLLLVTIAGLGYVFFSKERKQEKDIAAVSKAQVFAGNNKAVLTLNDGRQVVLDSTSQSLLSKEFGGRIAGLNSSSLNYRPDTSIAVTRLPEMNTISTPNGGEYKILLPDGTRVWLNAASSVSFPSVFDGNERNVTTTGEVYFEVASNKSKPFKINVNDATIEVLGTDLNINAYPEEAQVKTTLLNGSVRVSKGNNSRILKPGQQAQFSNNNNHIRLIEEADTEEAIAWKNGSFHFNSQPITGVMNQVARWYNMEVLYEGKRPEGHFSGILNRNTDLGTVLKSIELSGIHFRIESIPAGNKPGKLIVLP, from the coding sequence ATGACAAACCAGGAAAGATTCAGATACCTGTACAAGCAATATACCAACCGCTCCTGCACCAGGCAGGAGATGGAAGAGTTCTTTGCATACATACAGGATCATTCCTGGAAATTGCTGCTGGAAGAAAATGCCCATCAACATTTCGAATCAATTGAACCCGGTACGGAATTGCCTTCTGTAGATTGGGAGCATATGTACTGGCAGATCACAGGAAAAGGGAAAGTATCAGGCCATGAAAATGATCTCACCGCAAACCTGCAAAAACCTGCTGCATTGCTCATTCACCTGAAACGATGGAAGGCAATTGCCGCCGTATTATTGCTGGTTACCATTGCCGGCCTGGGTTATGTTTTCTTTTCGAAAGAAAGAAAACAGGAAAAGGATATTGCGGCCGTTTCGAAAGCACAGGTATTTGCCGGAAACAATAAAGCCGTGCTGACACTCAATGACGGCAGACAGGTGGTACTCGACAGCACATCGCAATCCCTGCTATCAAAAGAATTCGGGGGAAGGATCGCCGGACTGAACAGTAGCAGTTTGAATTACCGCCCGGACACATCGATTGCCGTCACCCGGTTACCGGAAATGAACACCATCAGTACCCCCAATGGTGGTGAATACAAGATCCTGCTGCCTGATGGAACAAGGGTATGGCTCAATGCCGCCTCTTCTGTCTCTTTTCCTTCCGTGTTCGACGGCAATGAACGGAACGTAACCACCACCGGAGAGGTTTATTTTGAAGTGGCATCCAATAAATCGAAGCCATTCAAAATAAACGTGAACGATGCTACCATAGAAGTGCTTGGAACAGATCTCAATATCAATGCCTATCCTGAAGAAGCCCAGGTGAAAACAACTTTACTGAACGGATCCGTGCGGGTCAGCAAAGGTAACAACAGCCGCATACTCAAACCCGGACAACAGGCGCAGTTCAGCAACAATAACAACCATATCCGCCTGATAGAAGAAGCAGATACTGAAGAAGCCATCGCCTGGAAAAATGGTTCTTTCCATTTCAACAGTCAGCCCATCACAGGGGTGATGAACCAGGTGGCCAGGTGGTACAATATGGAGGTCCTGTATGAAGGGAAAAGGCCGGAAGGACATTTTTCGGGTATACTGAACCGTAATACAGACCTGGGCACTGTTCTTAAAAGCATTGAACTGAGCGGAATCCATTTCAGGATCGAAAGCATACCAGCCGGTAATAAACCCGGTAAACTCATAGTACTACCATAA
- a CDS encoding RagB/SusD family nutrient uptake outer membrane protein, translating to MKSSHSYKILPGRNIRLLLLPAILILFSCNKLVSISDPTDRIVTNVAFSTDDLAEAAVNGLYKTMMSTNYFSRGNATLYGALSADELLLTYPLDPASVLYENKIRITLANGTGSAPTDHIWTSAYAVIYSANAVIQGIAESRSTQLQENVRKSLTAEAKCIRAFCYFYLTNYYDAVPLVLTTNYNAVISIARSPKEAVYEQIIQDLLDAQKDLPENFDAGKGKRVRVNKWAATALLARAYLYTKDYGKAAANATLLIDNTALFGLESDLNNVFLIESREAIWQMNQVISNDNQNPTPEGGMLLPNWATSTDPLKGLMAYYLSPQLVSAFEPGDERRKQWVDSIELENITLLAHFSHKYKIGNYNMSYDPPIEYSMVLRLAEQYLIRAEAAANGAAGGTANAIADLNMIRHRAGLPDLPDDITPAALEAAIAHEWQTEFFCEWGHRWFNLKRTGKAHNILSAISYKQPWAGDHQLLYPIPFEEIKLNNKLTQNTGY from the coding sequence ATGAAATCTTCCCATTCATACAAGATACTACCGGGCAGGAATATACGATTACTGTTGCTGCCTGCAATACTGATACTCTTTTCCTGCAATAAACTAGTGTCCATTTCTGATCCTACGGACCGTATAGTCACAAATGTGGCATTCAGCACCGATGATCTTGCTGAAGCCGCTGTCAACGGGCTATACAAGACCATGATGAGCACCAATTATTTCAGCAGGGGGAATGCTACCCTATACGGCGCTCTCTCCGCTGATGAACTATTGCTGACCTACCCTCTTGATCCTGCCAGCGTACTCTATGAAAACAAGATCCGCATCACGCTCGCCAACGGTACAGGCAGCGCTCCTACCGATCATATCTGGACTTCCGCCTATGCGGTCATCTATTCAGCCAATGCCGTGATACAGGGCATCGCCGAATCCAGGTCAACCCAGCTGCAAGAAAATGTCCGGAAATCGCTTACCGCTGAAGCCAAATGCATCCGTGCATTTTGTTATTTCTATCTCACCAACTACTATGATGCCGTTCCGCTGGTGCTTACCACCAACTACAATGCCGTGATCAGCATTGCACGCAGTCCGAAAGAAGCAGTGTATGAACAGATCATCCAGGACCTGCTGGATGCACAAAAAGATCTGCCGGAGAATTTCGACGCAGGAAAAGGCAAACGCGTACGCGTGAACAAATGGGCTGCTACAGCCTTGCTGGCAAGAGCTTATCTCTATACAAAGGATTATGGGAAGGCAGCGGCCAATGCCACGCTACTGATCGATAACACAGCGTTGTTCGGACTGGAATCCGACCTGAACAATGTTTTCCTGATCGAAAGCAGGGAGGCCATCTGGCAAATGAACCAGGTCATCAGCAACGACAATCAGAATCCAACGCCGGAAGGAGGAATGCTGTTGCCCAACTGGGCCACTTCAACCGATCCGCTGAAAGGTCTGATGGCGTATTATCTGTCGCCCCAGCTCGTATCTGCCTTTGAGCCCGGTGACGAAAGAAGGAAGCAATGGGTAGACAGTATTGAGCTGGAAAATATCACGCTCCTGGCCCATTTTTCTCACAAGTACAAGATCGGCAATTACAATATGAGCTATGATCCACCCATAGAATATTCGATGGTGCTTCGCCTGGCAGAGCAATACCTGATCCGCGCTGAAGCGGCGGCCAACGGCGCAGCAGGCGGAACAGCCAATGCAATTGCTGACCTGAATATGATCCGCCACAGGGCCGGTCTGCCGGACCTTCCGGATGATATCACGCCTGCTGCGCTGGAAGCCGCCATCGCCCATGAATGGCAAACAGAATTCTTCTGCGAATGGGGGCATCGCTGGTTCAACCTGAAACGTACAGGAAAGGCGCACAACATTCTCTCCGCCATCTCCTACAAACAGCCATGGGCCGGCGATCACCAGTTGCTTTATCCCATTCCGTTTGAGGAGATCAAACTCAACAACAAACTCACGCAAAATACTGGCTATTAA
- a CDS encoding RNA polymerase sigma factor has translation MDNRANEHNSYTTAIASDESGFNSIVRNYSVRLEKIAFHITGDQPASEDIVQESFLKLWQQRGCVEVKYPAAWLYKVVSNAAYKHLKREAVKHRLVKHLLADSRSSHNEVEEQLTRKEMAACLNKASEKLPVRQREVYRLRLEKGLQRNEIASYLNISPNTVKVHLLRAHQFMKEHLAIVSLFLIFSGINILFFHNGNTATRVKDLYKLKSSNDFTNRKPIAQVQQYMGHPRYQY, from the coding sequence ATGGACAATAGAGCGAATGAACATAACAGTTATACAACCGCCATAGCTTCAGACGAATCCGGCTTCAATTCCATTGTGAGGAATTATTCCGTGAGACTGGAAAAGATAGCTTTCCATATTACCGGCGATCAGCCCGCGTCTGAAGACATCGTACAGGAATCCTTTCTCAAGCTCTGGCAGCAGCGTGGATGCGTTGAAGTGAAGTATCCAGCCGCATGGCTATACAAAGTTGTGTCGAATGCAGCATATAAACACCTGAAAAGAGAAGCCGTTAAACACAGGCTGGTAAAGCATTTGCTCGCTGACAGCCGATCTTCCCATAATGAAGTGGAGGAACAGCTCACAAGAAAAGAGATGGCCGCCTGTTTGAACAAAGCCAGTGAAAAATTGCCCGTAAGGCAAAGGGAAGTGTACAGGTTAAGACTGGAAAAAGGATTACAACGAAATGAAATTGCCAGTTATCTCAATATTTCCCCCAACACCGTAAAGGTCCATTTGCTCCGTGCACATCAGTTCATGAAAGAACATCTTGCAATCGTTTCATTGTTCCTTATTTTTTCTGGCATTAACATTTTATTCTTTCATAACGGTAATACAGCAACCCGCGTAAAGGATCTATATAAGCTAAAGAGTTCAAATGATTTTACGAACAGAAAACCTATCGCACAGGTACAGCAGTACATGGGCCATCCGCGATATCAATATTGA
- a CDS encoding SusC/RagA family TonB-linked outer membrane protein has translation MKDADATAVYGARGANGVILITTKKGKPGPARFEFDVTPPFFTIGKTTRFAKLMNTQQYLQMRREAFKNSGETPTILTAPDLLLWDTTRYTDWQKETLGGRAKSLSVSIGLSGGTDQTIFRVNANYNRETNTSNISGATQRYTLAAQIGHTTKDRKFSINFSSKLAYMYVDVLSRSPVTLVAPNAPPMFDKDGNPNWSEWNADGLLNIYPFGRDLKPANPQKTTALTNSLMLDYKPFKGFTLSLLTGYNFSHNNTKDFLTIAARSPYISNVTGEASFSTTTNTSVLVNPQATYQTRLGRGNLELSLVGTSQFTETNVTSQYGYGYTNDILLGSIKNAGGVIVSDAFKQLRNASFIGHVNYNYDNRYIINLNGTRQGSSKFGPANKYGSFGSAAFAWIASEENWLKPVLPKAINFLKFSASYGMDGSDGIDEYQYLELWTIQNMASGGGYNGQMVLIPSIRPNQKYKWENNRKFNSNLVMGLFKDRVNLSLTYYQNRVSNQLTAYPTPAYVNGSDINAIITNIPMLLENRGWEGSIDVKLVSTQDFSLTALFNFSRNRNRLLSFPGIDQTPYAGQYAIGKSINMASLLHYKGVDPLTGAPAFEDYNKDGKITWNGLVAPPPGSDDRAIVYDLQPGINGGFGLQGNFKKLSFSLFFVYKKQKGYSLYTSVSSPGIFNQNMPPDILDGHWQQPGDIASYPAFSTVISNPYFGLMAVSDAAYTDASYIRLNNISLTYPLPESWGRTIGLKNLSVSLSGQNIFTITRYNGGDPETMSLFGMPPSNLYTIRFNYNF, from the coding sequence TTGAAGGATGCGGACGCAACAGCCGTTTACGGAGCGCGTGGAGCCAACGGCGTTATATTGATCACCACCAAAAAAGGGAAACCCGGTCCTGCGAGATTTGAATTCGATGTAACGCCTCCCTTCTTCACCATCGGCAAAACCACGCGTTTTGCCAAACTCATGAATACACAGCAGTACCTGCAAATGCGAAGGGAAGCATTCAAGAATTCCGGCGAAACGCCCACGATTCTCACAGCGCCTGATCTGTTGCTTTGGGATACCACCCGCTACACAGACTGGCAAAAAGAAACGCTGGGAGGCAGGGCCAAAAGCCTGAGTGTATCCATCGGATTATCCGGCGGAACAGATCAGACGATATTCCGCGTAAATGCGAATTATAACCGCGAAACCAATACCAGCAATATTTCCGGCGCTACACAACGGTACACACTGGCAGCACAGATAGGTCATACCACAAAAGACCGGAAATTCTCCATCAACTTTTCTTCCAAGCTGGCCTACATGTACGTGGATGTATTATCGCGTTCCCCCGTAACACTGGTTGCCCCTAATGCTCCCCCAATGTTCGATAAAGACGGGAACCCCAACTGGTCCGAATGGAATGCGGACGGCCTCTTGAACATTTATCCGTTCGGCCGGGACCTGAAGCCTGCCAACCCTCAAAAGACCACCGCACTCACCAACAGCCTGATGCTTGATTACAAACCATTCAAAGGTTTCACCCTGAGCCTGCTGACGGGCTATAATTTTTCCCATAACAATACAAAAGACTTTCTCACCATCGCAGCAAGAAGTCCATATATAAGCAACGTTACAGGAGAAGCCAGCTTTTCTACCACCACCAATACCAGTGTGCTGGTGAACCCACAGGCCACATACCAGACAAGACTGGGAAGAGGCAACCTGGAATTATCCCTGGTAGGCACCAGCCAGTTCACAGAAACCAATGTTACATCTCAATACGGTTATGGCTACACGAACGATATCCTCCTGGGCTCTATCAAAAATGCAGGAGGCGTAATAGTGTCAGATGCCTTCAAGCAGCTCAGGAATGCCAGCTTCATTGGTCATGTCAATTACAATTACGACAATCGCTATATCATCAACCTGAACGGAACGCGCCAGGGTTCTTCCAAATTCGGTCCGGCCAACAAATACGGCAGTTTCGGATCTGCTGCCTTCGCCTGGATCGCGTCTGAAGAGAACTGGCTGAAGCCCGTTCTTCCAAAAGCCATCAATTTTCTCAAATTCAGCGCCAGCTATGGGATGGACGGAAGCGATGGCATCGATGAATATCAGTACCTGGAGCTCTGGACCATTCAGAATATGGCTTCAGGCGGAGGTTACAATGGTCAGATGGTGCTGATTCCATCCATAAGGCCCAACCAGAAATACAAATGGGAGAACAATAGAAAATTCAACAGCAACCTTGTGATGGGTTTGTTCAAAGACAGGGTTAACCTGAGCCTCACTTATTATCAAAACCGTGTATCGAATCAACTGACGGCCTATCCTACACCAGCATACGTAAATGGGTCCGATATCAATGCGATCATCACGAATATCCCTATGCTGCTGGAGAATCGCGGGTGGGAAGGCTCCATCGATGTGAAGCTGGTGAGCACACAGGATTTTTCGCTGACCGCCCTTTTCAATTTCAGTCGCAACAGGAATCGGCTGCTTTCTTTTCCCGGCATCGATCAAACACCCTATGCAGGTCAGTATGCAATTGGCAAATCGATCAATATGGCATCGCTCCTCCATTACAAAGGCGTGGACCCGCTCACTGGAGCACCGGCATTCGAAGACTATAACAAAGATGGCAAGATCACCTGGAATGGCCTGGTGGCGCCTCCTCCCGGCAGTGATGACCGCGCAATCGTGTACGATCTGCAACCCGGCATCAACGGAGGTTTCGGCCTGCAGGGGAATTTCAAAAAACTCAGCTTCAGTCTTTTTTTCGTTTATAAAAAACAAAAAGGGTACAGCCTTTATACCAGCGTGAGTTCCCCCGGCATCTTCAATCAGAATATGCCGCCGGACATCCTGGACGGGCACTGGCAGCAGCCGGGCGATATCGCAAGCTATCCGGCCTTCAGTACTGTCATTTCCAATCCATATTTCGGCCTGATGGCCGTTTCCGATGCAGCATATACCGATGCCTCTTATATCCGCCTCAACAATATTTCACTCACATATCCCCTTCCGGAATCCTGGGGCAGAACTATCGGATTGAAGAACCTGTCTGTAAGCTTATCCGGTCAGAATATTTTCACCATCACCCGCTACAATGGAGGGGACCCTGAAACCATGAGCCTCTTCGGGATGCCGCCTTCCAATCTTTATACCATCAGGTTCAATTATAATTTTTAA
- a CDS encoding ABC transporter ATP-binding protein gives MILRTENLSHRYSSTWAIRDINIEIERTGIIGLLGSNGAGKSTTMNIICGALNQTEGNVFINDIDTRKQPEEAKKEIGFLPQFPPLYSDLTIDEYLTYCAELRSIQKTQIRSAVNEVKERCGLAHISSRLIRNLSGGYKQRVGIAQAIIHKPRLVVMDEPTNGLDPNQLIEARKLIREIGQDHTVLLSSHILSEINLLCQEIIMIESGRVVFSDSMDAFNSYAQTKSLLMRLETPPHAADIMQVSGVTQTEFLTSNQLRIFFEGSYDEISDKLIAASISGSWKMKEISPDKGLLDDVFKQLTNRSA, from the coding sequence ATGATTTTACGAACAGAAAACCTATCGCACAGGTACAGCAGTACATGGGCCATCCGCGATATCAATATTGAGATCGAACGTACAGGGATCATTGGTCTTCTGGGTTCCAACGGTGCAGGTAAGTCCACCACCATGAACATCATCTGTGGAGCACTCAACCAAACGGAAGGCAATGTATTCATCAATGATATCGATACAAGAAAGCAACCTGAGGAAGCAAAAAAAGAGATCGGCTTCCTTCCACAGTTCCCACCGTTGTATTCAGACCTTACCATCGATGAATACCTCACCTATTGCGCGGAACTGAGGTCCATTCAAAAAACACAGATCAGGTCAGCCGTGAATGAAGTGAAAGAACGATGCGGACTGGCCCATATCAGCTCACGGCTCATCAGGAACCTTTCCGGCGGCTACAAACAAAGAGTTGGCATTGCACAGGCCATCATTCACAAACCCAGGCTGGTAGTGATGGACGAGCCCACCAATGGCCTTGATCCCAACCAGTTGATTGAAGCCAGGAAACTGATCAGGGAGATCGGACAAGACCATACCGTATTGCTATCTTCCCATATCCTGTCTGAGATCAACCTGCTTTGCCAGGAGATCATCATGATCGAATCCGGAAGGGTTGTATTTTCAGACAGTATGGATGCCTTTAACAGTTACGCACAAACGAAATCATTGCTGATGAGATTGGAAACGCCTCCCCATGCTGCCGATATCATGCAGGTAAGTGGCGTTACCCAAACAGAATTCCTGACCAGCAACCAGCTACGGATCTTCTTTGAAGGGAGTTATGACGAGATATCGGACAAGCTCATTGCTGCAAGCATCAGCGGCAGCTGGAAAATGAAAGAGATCAGTCCGGACAAGGGTTTGCTGGACGATGTATTCAAGCAGCTCACCAACCGCTCCGCATAA
- a CDS encoding STN domain-containing protein — protein sequence MTPAKLFREIRKQTGYNFFYKDEWLQEIPAFSIDVKDATIEEVMSICLKGSSLSYHISDKTITLYQSKKEKSSVPLQTDTELSGTITNSSNQPLDGVSVVVKRTKNGTITNAKGFFTLKHIRPDDVLQVSIIGYNAIQLPVEAQSSMKIILKEASNQLDVVVKQAYSKTSQRLATGSITKISSEEIAKQPVMNPLMALQGRVPGLVVTPTNGFASAPVRMEIRGLNSLNSKVPSDPLYVIDGVPLTVLSMGDEFNRTSTGFIQGINYTYPSGNTTNGLSPCSVSIPEISKVLKY from the coding sequence ATAACGCCCGCTAAATTATTCAGGGAGATCAGGAAACAGACCGGCTACAATTTTTTTTACAAGGATGAATGGTTGCAGGAGATACCTGCTTTTTCCATCGATGTCAAAGATGCTACCATCGAAGAAGTGATGAGCATCTGTCTGAAAGGAAGTTCGCTTTCATATCATATATCAGACAAAACCATTACCCTTTACCAGTCGAAAAAAGAAAAGTCCTCTGTGCCACTCCAAACCGACACAGAACTGTCCGGCACCATCACCAACAGTTCCAACCAGCCGCTGGACGGCGTGAGCGTTGTGGTGAAAAGAACGAAGAACGGCACTATCACCAATGCGAAAGGCTTTTTCACATTGAAGCATATACGACCAGACGATGTATTGCAGGTGAGTATTATCGGTTACAATGCAATACAGCTGCCGGTTGAGGCGCAGTCTAGCATGAAAATCATATTGAAGGAAGCCAGTAATCAGCTGGATGTAGTGGTGAAACAGGCTTACAGCAAAACCAGCCAGCGGCTGGCCACAGGAAGCATTACCAAAATATCATCCGAAGAGATTGCCAAACAACCCGTCATGAACCCGCTCATGGCCTTGCAGGGCCGGGTACCGGGCCTGGTGGTAACACCCACCAATGGTTTTGCCAGCGCCCCTGTGAGAATGGAGATCAGGGGACTGAACTCACTCAATTCAAAAGTACCTTCCGATCCACTGTATGTAATCGACGGAGTACCTCTGACCGTTCTATCGATGGGAGATGAATTCAACCGCACTTCCACCGGCTTTATCCAGGGCATCAATTATACTTACCCGAGCGGCAATACAACTAATGGCCTGAGCCCCTGTTCAGTATCAATCCCAGAGATATCGAAAGTATTGAAATATTGA
- a CDS encoding SprT-like domain-containing protein, giving the protein MASLHEQGYNFYTYRSGNVTLTIRPEDCIMCEMCIPVCPSEAFEITDAYVGDGQYEVLVSSNFKYKAANCSMSGDCATVCPTGALEMGLIPPDEGGDDDDDDDDDDDPFEEITSELTTPCFQNIFVQLNNASSMQTTVGWILHEVFNLWDTADIVFKESTSLPSNTDGVTHAYASGDYFTAEITLNTTVLQNASKEYIAATIYHEIIHAYLNWSGLKGELVQHNEMAETYLSHMKDSLMHYYPTLSAADAEALCWGGLHQTNAWTALQANDPAKYNSILSTLQSHRTGASGTSCP; this is encoded by the coding sequence ATGGCAAGTCTTCATGAACAAGGTTACAATTTTTATACTTACAGGTCCGGCAATGTTACACTCACCATCAGACCAGAGGACTGCATCATGTGCGAAATGTGTATTCCTGTCTGTCCTTCAGAAGCATTTGAGATCACTGATGCCTATGTTGGGGATGGACAATATGAAGTGCTGGTGTCCAGCAACTTTAAATATAAAGCAGCAAATTGCAGTATGTCCGGCGATTGCGCCACTGTTTGCCCAACGGGTGCATTGGAAATGGGATTGATCCCACCGGATGAAGGAGGAGATGATGACGATGATGATGATGACGATGATGATCCGTTTGAAGAGATAACGAGCGAGCTTACTACGCCATGTTTTCAGAATATTTTCGTGCAGTTGAACAATGCTTCATCCATGCAGACCACAGTAGGCTGGATCCTGCATGAGGTGTTCAATCTGTGGGACACGGCTGATATTGTTTTTAAGGAAAGTACCAGTTTGCCGTCAAATACGGATGGAGTAACGCACGCATACGCCAGCGGCGATTATTTCACTGCAGAGATCACACTGAATACTACCGTTCTCCAGAATGCTTCGAAGGAATATATTGCTGCCACCATCTATCATGAGATCATACATGCTTACCTAAACTGGTCTGGTCTGAAAGGAGAGCTGGTGCAGCATAATGAAATGGCGGAAACCTACCTCAGCCATATGAAAGATTCACTCATGCATTACTATCCTACGCTTTCGGCGGCAGATGCCGAAGCATTATGCTGGGGAGGCTTGCATCAAACCAATGCATGGACCGCCCTTCAGGCAAACGACCCTGCCAAATACAATAGCATTTTAAGCACATTGCAAAGTCACCGAACAGGTGCAAGCGGAACATCATGTCCTTAA
- a CDS encoding RNA polymerase sigma factor, translating to MSSGILNNDKELFLRIAENDEAAFRLLFEQYRERLFLFAWQLCHSAADSEEVVQDVFTRIWENREKLTAVESPRNYIYTMVRNRTLDLLSKIVKDKNLIKEVWANISEGSNETEQLLQAAESKQLIEKAVSQLSPKKRKVFQLSRDEGLSHQEIAGQLGISVQTVKNIITEVLRQIKSFLSEHSELLAILFWIQTYSLLFQ from the coding sequence ATGTCATCCGGGATCCTGAACAATGATAAGGAACTGTTTCTGCGGATCGCAGAAAATGATGAAGCTGCTTTCCGGCTGCTCTTTGAGCAATACCGTGAGCGGCTTTTCCTGTTTGCCTGGCAGCTTTGCCATTCAGCCGCCGATTCGGAAGAAGTGGTGCAGGATGTTTTCACCAGGATCTGGGAGAACAGGGAAAAACTTACAGCCGTTGAATCTCCCAGGAACTATATCTATACTATGGTCCGCAACCGGACGCTGGACCTGCTCAGTAAGATTGTAAAAGACAAGAACCTCATCAAAGAGGTCTGGGCCAATATCTCGGAAGGCAGCAATGAAACAGAACAACTCTTACAGGCGGCAGAAAGCAAACAACTGATCGAAAAAGCGGTATCACAGCTTTCACCCAAAAAAAGAAAAGTTTTTCAGCTGAGCCGCGATGAAGGTCTCTCCCACCAGGAAATTGCCGGTCAACTGGGAATTTCCGTTCAAACCGTAAAGAATATCATCACGGAAGTGCTCCGGCAGATCAAGTCATTCCTCTCAGAACACTCGGAATTACTGGCCATCTTATTCTGGATCCAGACCTATTCCCTGCTATTCCAATAA